The Rhodococcus sp. ABRD24 genome contains the following window.
TCGACGCACTGTTCAAGGTCCTGATGGAGCACGTTCCGGCGCCCAAGGGTGATGTCGCGGCGCCGTTGCAGGCTCACGTCACAAACCTCGACGCCTCCGCATTCCTCGGCCGCCTGGCACTGGTCCGCATCCACAATGGTGAGCTGCGCAAGGGCCAGACCGTGTCGTGGTGCCGCGAGAGCGACGGCGAGCCTGTCGTCACCCGCGCGAAGGTCACCGAGCTGCTGCAGACTGTCGGTGTCGAGCGTCAGCCCGCCGAGGTCGCCGTGGCCGGCGATATCGTCGCGGTCGCCGGTTTCCCGGACATCATGATCGGCGACACTCTTGCCGACCTGGAGAACCCGGTGGCACTGCCCCGCATCACGGTCGATCAGCCCGCCATCTCGGTGACCATCGGCACCAACACCTCGCCCCTGGTCGGCCGGGTCAAGGGCCACAAGCTCACCGCGCGAATGGTGAAGTCGCGCCTGGACGCCGAGCTCGTCGGCAACGTCTCGCTGAAGGTTCTCGACATCGGCCGCCCCGATGCGTGGGAGGTCCAGGGGCGTGGCGAGCTGGCGCTGGCCATCCTGGTCGAGCAGATGCGCCGTGAGGGTTTCGAACTCACTGTCGGCAAGCCGCAGGTGGTCACCCAGCTCGTCGACGGCAAGGTCCACGAGCCGTTCGAGGAGCTGACCATCGACAGCCCCGACGAGTACCTCGGCGCCATCACCCAGCTCCTTGCGAACCGCAAGGGCAAGATGGTCCAGATGGCCAACCACGGCGCCGGCTGGGTCCGGATGGAGTTCATCGTCCCGTCGCGCGGCCTGATCGGTTTCCGCACCGACTTCCTCACCGAGACTCGCGGCACCGGCATCGCCAACGCCGTCTTCCACGGCTACGCGCCGTGGGCTGGCGAGATCCGCGCCCGCCACACCGGCTCGCTGGTCTCGGACCGTACCGGTTCGGTCACCCCGTTCGCGATGATCCAGCTGGCCGATCGTGGCACGTTCTTCGTCGAGCCGGGTGCCGACACCTACGAGGGCATGGTTGTGGGCATCAACCCGCGTGCCGAGGACCTCGACATCAACGTCACCCGTGAGAAGAAGCTGACCAACATGCGTCAGTCCTCCGCTGACGTGATGGAGACTCTCGCCAAGCCGATCGAGCTGAGCCTCGAGGGCGCCATGGAGTTCTGTGCCGCCGACGAGTGCGTCGAGGTCACGCCCGAGATCGTCCGGGTCCGCAAGCTGCACCTGTCCCAGAACGATCGCGCCCGCGAGCGTTCGCGCGCGAAGTCGCGTGACAAGGCCGCGTTGTAAGAGTTCCGTGCGCGTTGTGCGAGTCTGAACACTCGCATAACGCGCACGGGCGGCGAAGCCGCTCGCGGAGAGGGGTACCGGTAGTGGCGCAGGTCGGGAGCGGGGGATTCCGTGTGATCGGTGGTCGGATGCTGAGCCGACGAGGTTTGGGTGCTGCCGCGGCCGCCTCGTTGCTGGCACTTGCCGCCTGTACCGCGAATCCGCCGCCGCCGGTGGAAAGCACCGACAGCCCCAAGCCGACGACGACGGTCGCCACGAAGAACACCGTGGTCGTTGCGATCGACGACGTCGGGATCGGGTTCAACCCGCATCTGCTGGCGGACCAGTCTCCGGCCAACTCGGCGGTCAGCGCGCTGGTACTGCCGAGTCCGTTCCGGCCGGTGCTCGATCCGGTTCGTCCCGGCATGACCGACTGGGTGCCCGACACATCTGTGGTGGTGTCGGCGGCGCTCACCTCCGAAGCGCCGTACACCATCACCTACCAGCTCCGTAACGAGGCCCAGTGGTCCGACGGTGCGCCGATCGCCGCAGAGGACTTCCACTACCTGTGGCAGCAGATGATCAGCCAGCCTGGGGTGGTCGATCCCGCCGGGTACGGGCTGATCGAGAACGTCGAGTCGTCCGGTGGCGGCAAGACCGTCACGGTCAAGCTGACCGCCCCCTATCCGGCATGGCGTGAGTTGTTCACCGACCTGCTGCCGTCGCACCTGGTGAAGGACACTCCGGGTGGTTTCGAGCGCGGTCTGACGGACAGCATCCCCGTGTCGGGCGGTCAGTTCCATATCAAGTCGGTCGACCGGGGCCGCGACGAGATACTGCTCGAACGCAACGACAGGTTCTGGGGTACGCCGGCGAAGCCGGACCAGATCCTCATGCGCCGCGGCGGCTCGCCCGCGCAGCTGGCCGACTCGATGCGATCCGGTGACGCCCAGGTGGCGCGCGTGCACGGCGGCGGCGCGACCATCGCGCAGCTGTCGGTGATCCCGAGTGTTCGCACCGGTACCGAATTTCAGCCGCGTGTGCTGGCGATGACTCTCAACGGGCGGGTTCCCGAACTCATGGATCCACAGGTCCGCAAGGGCCTGCTCGGATTGATCGACGCCAACCTCCTCGCAACGGTGGGTGCAGGCAGCGAATCCTCGGCGACGCCCGCACGGGCCCAGGTGTTGTCGCCCTCGGATCCCGGCTATGTTCCGACCGCCCCGCCGCCCGCCACCCGGGAGCAGGCGTCCGCGATGCTCACGGCAGCGGGGTACCAGCGCGTCGCCAACGGCAAGCCTGGTGCAGACCCCGAGACGGTGACGGAAGGTCGCATGATGCGCGCCGGCGAGCAACTGACGCTCGTGGTCGGTGCGCCGGAGAACGACGAGACCGCGATCGCTGTCGCCAACACTGCCGCCGACCAGTGGCGGGGCGCCGGAATCGCCGCGTCGGTGCGCCCGCTGAAATCGGAGAACCTGTACGGCGAGGCGCTGGCCGGTGGAAGTGTGGACGTTGTCGTCGGCTGGGAACGTGCCGGATCCGATCCGGCGACATCCCTCGCGTCCCGATTCGGATGTCTATCGCTGTCGACATTGCAGACCCCGGCAGAGTCGACGCCCGGCGCGGCCTCGAGCGCGGTGCCGACGCCCGAACAGGTACGTGCGCCGAGCAATCTGTCGGGGCTGTGCGATCCGGTGCTTCAGCCGGCGATCGACGCCGCGCTACGGGGCGAGGGTGACGTGACACGTGTGATCGCGGATGCCGAGCCGAGGCTGTGGGAACTAGCGGCGGTGCTGCCCGTGCTGCAGGACACCACTGTCGTTGCGGCAGGGC
Protein-coding sequences here:
- the typA gene encoding translational GTPase TypA — encoded protein: MSTTNFRNVAIVAHVDHGKTTLVDAMLRQSGAFAERAELVDRVMDSGDLEREKGITILAKNTAVHRHNQDGTVTVINVIDTPGHADFGGEVERGLSMVDGVVLLVDASEGPLPQTRFVLRKALAASLPVILVVNKTDRPDARIEEVVTEAQDLLLDLASDLSDEAAEAAELALGLPVLYASGREGKASTVQPANGAAPDAENLDALFKVLMEHVPAPKGDVAAPLQAHVTNLDASAFLGRLALVRIHNGELRKGQTVSWCRESDGEPVVTRAKVTELLQTVGVERQPAEVAVAGDIVAVAGFPDIMIGDTLADLENPVALPRITVDQPAISVTIGTNTSPLVGRVKGHKLTARMVKSRLDAELVGNVSLKVLDIGRPDAWEVQGRGELALAILVEQMRREGFELTVGKPQVVTQLVDGKVHEPFEELTIDSPDEYLGAITQLLANRKGKMVQMANHGAGWVRMEFIVPSRGLIGFRTDFLTETRGTGIANAVFHGYAPWAGEIRARHTGSLVSDRTGSVTPFAMIQLADRGTFFVEPGADTYEGMVVGINPRAEDLDINVTREKKLTNMRQSSADVMETLAKPIELSLEGAMEFCAADECVEVTPEIVRVRKLHLSQNDRARERSRAKSRDKAAL
- a CDS encoding ABC transporter family substrate-binding protein, which translates into the protein MLSRRGLGAAAAASLLALAACTANPPPPVESTDSPKPTTTVATKNTVVVAIDDVGIGFNPHLLADQSPANSAVSALVLPSPFRPVLDPVRPGMTDWVPDTSVVVSAALTSEAPYTITYQLRNEAQWSDGAPIAAEDFHYLWQQMISQPGVVDPAGYGLIENVESSGGGKTVTVKLTAPYPAWRELFTDLLPSHLVKDTPGGFERGLTDSIPVSGGQFHIKSVDRGRDEILLERNDRFWGTPAKPDQILMRRGGSPAQLADSMRSGDAQVARVHGGGATIAQLSVIPSVRTGTEFQPRVLAMTLNGRVPELMDPQVRKGLLGLIDANLLATVGAGSESSATPARAQVLSPSDPGYVPTAPPPATREQASAMLTAAGYQRVANGKPGADPETVTEGRMMRAGEQLTLVVGAPENDETAIAVANTAADQWRGAGIAASVRPLKSENLYGEALAGGSVDVVVGWERAGSDPATSLASRFGCLSLSTLQTPAESTPGAASSAVPTPEQVRAPSNLSGLCDPVLQPAIDAALRGEGDVTRVIADAEPRLWELAAVLPVLQDTTVVAAGPGVDGVSLAGPIQVGVFVDAAGWTRTAK